In one window of Amblyomma americanum isolate KBUSLIRL-KWMA chromosome 9, ASM5285725v1, whole genome shotgun sequence DNA:
- the LOC144103972 gene encoding uncharacterized protein LOC144103972 isoform X2, translating into MIVRVGVLLLIAASALASVWRINFAFDRILSTVPLDKTRLHDISFDVDHKTTSSGFIEFYLENGTVGNFRRRVRRKGDCHFSGQVTLAAPYFVTSCRFTALGLVARYDVEVIADGKTERTSVEAVVFNGSIIAGFSSHFGDCTKCTKPYTFQVESVSAKLLNFSVPIDLPGYITKEIETQFLNRVQTEIAHALNTTYKEALEAKMAPIKANVFAY; encoded by the exons ATGATCGTGCGTGTCGGTGTCCTGCTTCTAATTGCGG CTTCCGCTCTGGCCAGCGTCTGGCGTATCAACTTCGCCTTCGACCGGATTTTGTCTACCGTTCCCCTGGACAAAACTCGGCTCCACGACATCTCCTTCGACGTGGACCACAAGACCACAAGTTCAGGATTCATAGAGTTCTATCTTGAAAATGGAACCGTGGGAAACTTCCGCCGAAGG GTGCGACGTAAGGGTGACTGCCATTTTAGTGGGCAGGTGACGTTGGCCGCTCCCTATTTCGTCACTTCGTGCCGCTTCACTGCGCTGGGCTTGGTCGCCAGGTATGACGTCGAGGTGATCGCAGACGGGAAAACAGAGAGGACATCAGTCGAAGCGGTCGTGTTCAACGGCAGCATTATCGCTGGCTTCTCTTCCCATTTTGGGGACTGCACGAAAT GTACTAAGCCTTACACCTTCCAAGTAGAGTCCGTATCCGCCAAGCTGCTAAATTTCAGCGTTCCCATAGACCTTCCAGGCTACATCACGAAAGAGATCGAGACGCAGTTTCTTAATCGAGTTCAAACAGAAATCGCTCATGCTCTGAACACAACTTACAAGGAGGCCCTTGAGGCTAAAATGGCCCCAATAAAAGCGAATGTTTTCGCTTACTGA
- the LOC144103972 gene encoding uncharacterized protein LOC144103972 isoform X1, with translation MIVRVGVLLLIAAASALASVWRINFAFDRILSTVPLDKTRLHDISFDVDHKTTSSGFIEFYLENGTVGNFRRRVRRKGDCHFSGQVTLAAPYFVTSCRFTALGLVARYDVEVIADGKTERTSVEAVVFNGSIIAGFSSHFGDCTKCTKPYTFQVESVSAKLLNFSVPIDLPGYITKEIETQFLNRVQTEIAHALNTTYKEALEAKMAPIKANVFAY, from the exons ATGATCGTGCGTGTCGGTGTCCTGCTTCTAATTGCGG CAGCTTCCGCTCTGGCCAGCGTCTGGCGTATCAACTTCGCCTTCGACCGGATTTTGTCTACCGTTCCCCTGGACAAAACTCGGCTCCACGACATCTCCTTCGACGTGGACCACAAGACCACAAGTTCAGGATTCATAGAGTTCTATCTTGAAAATGGAACCGTGGGAAACTTCCGCCGAAGG GTGCGACGTAAGGGTGACTGCCATTTTAGTGGGCAGGTGACGTTGGCCGCTCCCTATTTCGTCACTTCGTGCCGCTTCACTGCGCTGGGCTTGGTCGCCAGGTATGACGTCGAGGTGATCGCAGACGGGAAAACAGAGAGGACATCAGTCGAAGCGGTCGTGTTCAACGGCAGCATTATCGCTGGCTTCTCTTCCCATTTTGGGGACTGCACGAAAT GTACTAAGCCTTACACCTTCCAAGTAGAGTCCGTATCCGCCAAGCTGCTAAATTTCAGCGTTCCCATAGACCTTCCAGGCTACATCACGAAAGAGATCGAGACGCAGTTTCTTAATCGAGTTCAAACAGAAATCGCTCATGCTCTGAACACAACTTACAAGGAGGCCCTTGAGGCTAAAATGGCCCCAATAAAAGCGAATGTTTTCGCTTACTGA